A stretch of Brachyhypopomus gauderio isolate BG-103 chromosome 3, BGAUD_0.2, whole genome shotgun sequence DNA encodes these proteins:
- the LOC143511015 gene encoding DDB1- and CUL4-associated factor 7-like, protein MSHGKRKEIYKYEAPWTVYAMNWSVRPDKRFRLALGSFVEEYNNKVQLVGLEEESSEFVCRNTFDHPYPTTKIMWIPDTKGVYPDLLATSGDYLRIWRVGDTDTRLECLLNNNKNSDFCAPLTSFDWNEVDPNLLGTSSIDTTCTIWGLETGQVLGRVNLVSGHVKTQLIAHDKEVYDIAFSRAGGGRDMFASVGADGSVRMFDLRHLEHSTIIYEDPQHLPLLRLCWNKQDPNYLATMAMDGMEVVILDVRVPCTPVARLSNHRACVNGIAWAPHSSCHICTAADDHQALIWDIQQMPRAIEDPILAYTAEGEINNVQWASTQPDWISICYNNCLEILRV, encoded by the exons ATGTCCCACGGCAAGCGAAAAGAGATCTACAAATACGAGGCGCCATGGACCGTTTACGCGATGAACTGGAGTGTCCGACCCGACAAGCGCTTTCGGCTGGCGCTCGGGAGTTTTGTGGAGGAATACAACAATAAG GTGCAGTTGGTGGGTCTGGAGGAGGAAAGCTCGGAGTTTGTGTGTAGGAACACATTTGATCACCCGTACCCCACAACCAAGATCATGTGGATCCCAGACACCAAAGGTGTCTACCCGGACCTCCTGGCCACCAGTGGCGACTATCTGCGCATCTGGAGG GTAGGTGACACTGACACGAGACTGGAGTGCCTtctgaacaacaacaaaaactccGACTTCTGCGCCCCACTCACGTCCTTTGACTGGAACGAGGTGGACCCCAACCTGCTGG GTACCTCAAGCATTGACACCACCTGTACCATTTGGGGGCTGGAGACGGGGCAGGTTTTGGGCAGAGTGAACTTGGTGTCGGGCCACGTCAAAACCCAGCTCATCGCGCACGATAAAGAG GTTTATGACATCGCGTTCAGCCGGGCAGGTGGTGGGCGGGACATGTTTGCGTCTGTCGGGGCAGACGGCTCCGTGCGCATGTTCGACCTCCGTCACCTGGAGCACAGCACCATCATCTACGAGGACCCCCAACACCTCCCCTTGCTACGCCTCTGCTGGAATAAACAGGACCCCAACTACCTCGCTACAATGGCCATGGACgggatggag GTGGTGATCCTGGACGTGCGTGTGCCCTGCACTCCTGTGGCTAGGCTCAGTAATCACCGCGCGTGTGTGAACGGCATCGCCTGGgccccacactcctcctgccATATATGCACAGCAG CGGATGACCACCAGGCGCTGATCTGGGATATCCAGCAGATGCCCAGAGCCATCGAAGACCCCATCCTGGCCTACACGGCCGAGGGCGAGATCAACAACGTACAGTGGGCCTCCACCCAGCCCGACTGGATCTCCATTTGTTACAACAACTGCCTGGAGATTCTGCGGGTCTGA